The DNA sequence ATCGTAGCCCAAAAACCGATAAAATGAACTCAATGTTTGCAGGGAATAGATATGAACATTAAATCCAAGTCTTTGCATAATTGTGACAAAAGACTCTTCTTGTACCTGGGCTAGTTGTGTGTCACACTGTAAAGGAGTGAACATATATGCCAAAGATCGTATTGTTAAAGTATCACAAGATGTAACATTTTTAAAACTATATAGATGGGGAATTGTCTTGAGATATTGATTGGTCTCTTTTTTATACCCATTGAGTGAAAAATGATCAGCACGAGAAGATTCTCCTACGACAACAACTACGATGAGGTTATCATTTTTATTGTCTAAAATATAATTTTCAACTTGATTCGATTTTGCTTTCGTATAAGTTTTTTTCAATATTTTTAAAGATTTTACTGCTTTTTTGTATGCAACAATAAGGTCAATTGGTGAAGCCGCACTGATTGCCTTAATGGCAGTAAAGTCTCTAATTTGTCCTGGTTTTCGATATTTGTATCCTTGAAAATAAGCAACAGTAGACAAAAGAATCACAACAGTGATTGCACAATATAGAGCAGTTCTTTTTTTATATTTTTTAATTTGAATTAAAATGATGATTATCAAAGGGATAATGGCTGTTAAAAAGACCCAAACCAAAAAACTGATTGAAATAATTTCTTGTGTGAGAGAAAAATCATTAATAAGCCCACTAAGGAGAATATCCTCTGTAATTACAATATTATATTTCCATTTAAAAAAGATACTCCCACTCGCTAGCATTATCAAAATAACAGCTAAACTTTTTAAGAGTACTTGATGCAAAATGGCACCTATGGATAACAAAAGAGGTATCAAAAGCAAGGGAGCAATAGATAAGTAGATTGCTTCAAAATGATGATTAGCAAATAGGTTAAGTAAAAAGATATAAAAGCTAACAGTGGCAATAAAATATTCGAGTTTAAGCGATAGCTTCATTATTTTTGACTTTTATAGCAATATTTAGCCTGATAAAAATGATATATAAAAAATAAGATTTTTATCATTTTGGCTATGTTTTTACTTATCCTTATGGGCAAGACGACTTTTCATACTGTTCTCTTTTTCGTACGTTTCAATGATACTGCGAACAGTTTTTCCCTCAATAACCTCTGTGCTCAAAAGCTCTTGTGTCATTTTCTCGATCGCTCCTTTGTAAGTATGAAGCGTCTCTTTAACATAAGTATAGCGTTCGTTAAGGGTATGTTTGATGTAGGCATCCATCTCTTCGGCCATCTTTTCACTGTAGTCAGTATTTACCGCACCCCCGCCAAGGAAGGAGTTTTGGGTACGAGAGAGTACCATGAGTCCTGCCACATCGGTCATACCATAAATAGAGATCATATCTTTCAAGATAGCTGTAGCACGATCAAGGTCATTGCCTGCACCTGTACTAATTTCACCTATGAAAACCTCTTCTGAAGCACGTCCAGCAAGCAATACATCAACCTCAGCAAGTAGTTCGTGTTTCTGTTTGAGAAAACGCTCCTCATCTTCAGGAAGATGTAGAGTGTAGCCTAGTGCACCAAGCCCTCTTGGAATAATAGAGACTTTGGTAACACGTGTTGCACCCTTTGTTAATTCTGCCATCAACGCATGACCACTCTCATGATAGGAGACGATACGCTTTTCAGTCTCATTGATCTTTCTATTCTTCTTTTCTAATCCAACGAAAGAGCGCTCAATGGCTTCAAGCAGATCCTCTTGATCAATCTGTTTTTTATTCTGACGACCAGCAAGGAGAGCTGCCTCGTTGATGATATTGGCAAGATCTGCCCCAGCAAGTCCAGCTGTCTGCTTGGCAACAATTTCAAGGTCAACGCTAGAAGAGAGCTTAACCCCTTTGGAGTGTACTTTGAGAATTGCAAGACGCCCTTCGTAGTCAGGTTTGTCTACCAGTACTTGTCGATCAAAACGCCCCGCACGCAATAGGGCGGCATCAAGTGTTTCGGGACGGTTGGTAGCGGCAAGAACAATGACAGGAGTGTCGGTACCAAAACCATCCATCTCAGCAAGAAGTTGGTTAAGTGTCTGCTCACGTTCATCGTTTCCGCCCATCTGTCCACCAGCTGCACGGCTTTTACCAATTGCATCAATCTCATCAATAAAAATAATACAGGGTGCCTCTTTTTTTGCTTGTGCGAAGAGGTCACGCACACGACTGGCTCCAACGCCAACAAACATCTCAATAAAACCTGAACCACTCACAGAAAAGAAAGGCACACTTGCTTCTCCTGCCACGGCTTTTGCAAGCAGGGTTTTACCAGTACCTGGGGGACCCACAAGCAACACCCCTTTGGGAATCTTTGCACCCAATTCCATGTAGCGTTCAGGGAACTTGAGAAAGTCAACAATCTCTTTGACTTCATCTTTTGCCTCTTCAACCCCTTGCACATCACTAAATTTGGTATCAGGCTTCTC is a window from the Sulfurovum sp. genome containing:
- a CDS encoding lipid A phosphoethanolamine transferase, which produces MKLSLKLEYFIATVSFYIFLLNLFANHHFEAIYLSIAPLLLIPLLLSIGAILHQVLLKSLAVILIMLASGSIFFKWKYNIVITEDILLSGLINDFSLTQEIISISFLVWVFLTAIIPLIIIILIQIKKYKKRTALYCAITVVILLSTVAYFQGYKYRKPGQIRDFTAIKAISAASPIDLIVAYKKAVKSLKILKKTYTKAKSNQVENYILDNKNDNLIVVVVVGESSRADHFSLNGYKKETNQYLKTIPHLYSFKNVTSCDTLTIRSLAYMFTPLQCDTQLAQVQEESFVTIMQRLGFNVHIYSLQTLSSFYRFLGYDTLVSKYAVINEQNFGTRDKALLPYLHHTLQNYKEGKMLIILHTLGSHQSYIDRLDTDDIKFKPICTYQDVKRCSQKILINTYDNTIVAIDKFLFSIINKLQDKNAILFYISDHGESLGENGFYFHGYPKNSAPKEQFKVPFIVWMSDTYLHYAEAKNLQYFVQTKGLDANITHDYLFHTILGCSQIVSDGQTQHQSLNLCSNPSSQDSFTTLLKSPKK
- the ftsH gene encoding ATP-dependent zinc metalloprotease FtsH translates to MGKNNKNQNNKNNFFNDNPLLAFAIFSIVIILIFKTFVGDSGTGSFNTMVNTQRISLTKQVKYSEIKKKIEEGVVKGVKLTQSTVEAILDENGRKVRYVASNIPTYDRDLIPLLDKKRIDYEGVIGSGFLSEIINMLLPILIFFAIWIFLAKKMSKGMGGGILGAGKADKLINSEKPDTKFSDVQGVEEAKDEVKEIVDFLKFPERYMELGAKIPKGVLLVGPPGTGKTLLAKAVAGEASVPFFSVSGSGFIEMFVGVGASRVRDLFAQAKKEAPCIIFIDEIDAIGKSRAAGGQMGGNDEREQTLNQLLAEMDGFGTDTPVIVLAATNRPETLDAALLRAGRFDRQVLVDKPDYEGRLAILKVHSKGVKLSSSVDLEIVAKQTAGLAGADLANIINEAALLAGRQNKKQIDQEDLLEAIERSFVGLEKKNRKINETEKRIVSYHESGHALMAELTKGATRVTKVSIIPRGLGALGYTLHLPEDEERFLKQKHELLAEVDVLLAGRASEEVFIGEISTGAGNDLDRATAILKDMISIYGMTDVAGLMVLSRTQNSFLGGGAVNTDYSEKMAEEMDAYIKHTLNERYTYVKETLHTYKGAIEKMTQELLSTEVIEGKTVRSIIETYEKENSMKSRLAHKDK